In Panicum virgatum strain AP13 chromosome 4N, P.virgatum_v5, whole genome shotgun sequence, a single window of DNA contains:
- the LOC120670159 gene encoding peroxidase 1-like, with translation MAIKLCVLLVFPVALLLLAGSSPAAAQLEVGYYSKTCPNVEAIVREEMEKITSAAPSLAGPLLRLHFHDCFVRGCDASVLLSSTEGNLAERDAKPNKSLRGFSSVDRVKAKLEAACPNTVSCADVLTLMARDAVVLAKGPFWPVALGRRDGSVSSATEAADQLPPANGDVPLLTKIFASKGLDLKDLVVLSGAHTLGTAHCPSYAYRLYNFSSAYSADPTLDSEYADRLRTRCKSVDDKAMLSEMDPGSYKTFDTSYYRHVAKRRGLFQSDAALLTDATTREYVQRIATGKFDDVFFKDFSESMIKMGNVGVLTGAQGEIRKKCYIVN, from the exons ATGGCGATCAAGCTTTGTGTGCTGCTGGTGTTTCCTGTGGCCCTCCTGCTGCTTGCaggaagctcgccggcggcggcgcagctggaGGTCGGCTACTACAGCAAGACATGCCCCAACGTGGAGGCCATCGTCCGAGAGGAGATGGAGAAGATCACCTCCGCCGCGCCCAGTCTCGCTGGCCCGCTACTCAGGCTCCACTTCCACGACTGTTTCGTCAGG GGCTGTGATGCGTCTGTCCTGCTCAGCTCCACGGAGGGCAACCTGGCCGAGAGGGACGCCAAGCCCAACAAGAGCCTCCGGGGATTTAGTTCCGTGGACAGGGTGAAGGCCAAGCTCGAGGCTGCCTGCCCCAACACCGTCTCCTGCGCCGACGTCCTCACCCTCATGGCGCGTGACGCCGTCGTGCTTGCCAAGGGCCCCTTCTGGCCCGTCGCGCTGGGGAGGAGAGACGGCAGCGTGTCCAGCGCCACGGAGGCGGCCGACCAGCTGCCGCCCGCCAACGGGGACGTCCCGCTGCTGACCAAGATCTTCGCCTCCAAGGGCCTCGACCTGAAGGACCTCGTCGTCCTCTCCGGCGCGCACACCCTCGGCACGGCGCACTGCCCGTCGTACGCCTATCGGCTCTACAACTTCAGCAGCGCCTACAGCGCCGACCCAACCCTCGACAGCGAGTACGCCGACAGGCTGAGGACGCGCTGCAAGAGCGTCGACGACAAGGCCATGCTGTCCGAGATGGACCCTGGCAGCTACAAGACCTTCGACACCAGCTACTACCGCCATGTCGCCAAGCGCCGGGGGCTCTTCCAGTCCGACGCCGCGCTCCTCACCGACGCCACCACCAGGGAGTACGTCCAGCGCATTGCCACCGGCAAGTTCGATGACGTGTTCTTCAAGGACTTCAGTGAGTCCATGATCAAGATGGGTAACGTCGGCGTGCTCACCGGTGCCCAGGGCGAGATCAGGAAGAAGTGCTACATCGTCAACTAG